A genomic stretch from Mycobacterium paraterrae includes:
- a CDS encoding TetR family transcriptional regulator, producing the protein MNSRAPSSRPSRSSRSRSREGQSREERKEATRRAIVAAALKLLDERSFSGLSLREVTREAGIVPGAFYRHFESMEALGLVLIDESFRTLRDMLRGARAGKLDPNRVIESSVEIVVASVTERREHWRFIGRERSSGVTVLRYAIRTEFRLVTSELATDLARFPGLNTWSTDDLNVLAQLFVNSMIVIAEALEDAQSPEAIDEIRQTAVKQLRMIVIGINGWRSKP; encoded by the coding sequence GTGAACAGTCGTGCGCCTAGCTCACGGCCGAGCCGGTCAAGCCGGTCACGTAGCCGTGAAGGACAGTCCCGCGAAGAGCGCAAGGAAGCTACTCGGCGGGCGATCGTCGCCGCCGCGCTCAAGCTTCTCGACGAGCGCAGTTTCAGCGGCCTGAGCCTGCGCGAAGTCACCCGCGAGGCAGGCATCGTGCCCGGGGCGTTCTATCGCCACTTCGAGTCGATGGAAGCACTGGGGCTGGTTCTGATCGACGAGTCGTTCCGGACGCTACGCGACATGCTCCGTGGCGCCCGGGCCGGCAAGCTCGACCCCAACCGGGTCATCGAGTCGTCGGTCGAGATCGTCGTCGCCAGCGTCACCGAGCGCCGCGAGCACTGGCGCTTCATCGGCCGCGAACGCTCCAGCGGCGTCACCGTGCTGCGGTACGCCATCCGGACGGAGTTCCGGCTCGTCACCTCCGAGTTGGCCACCGACCTCGCGCGCTTCCCAGGATTGAACACGTGGAGCACCGACGACCTCAACGTGCTGGCACAGCTGTTCGTGAACTCCATGATCGTGATCGCCGAGGCGCTCGAAGACGCGCAGAGCCCGGAAGCGATCGACGAGATCCGCCAGACGGCGGTCAAACAGCTACGAATGATCGTGATCGGCATCAACGGCTGGCGCAGCAAACCGTAA
- a CDS encoding ferredoxin reductase, which yields MFTQTLKQRVLGSDLVNLLTGPHGVDRYTEVVDPAWTRAEGRAKVVDVRRTTPRSVTLLLAPNQAFTDTARAFRAGQYVNVAVEIDGRRHTRCYSPANAEGAEHLELTIGQHDGGLVSTFLRDHARRGMVVGLTGVGGDFVLPAQRPRCILFVSGGSGITPVMAMVRTLVDEGHAGEVAFVHYARTRAEACYHDELSKLPNVRVLHGYTRSNDGDLDGRFGAEHLAAAMPQPDAVFVCGPAALVDAVREHCPTAQSESFVPPTLDLPAKPSGGRVTFADSAIEVTDDGRSLLEQAESAGLSPANGCRIGICHTCTRRKTSGVVRNLTSGAVSTAPDEDVQICVSVPVGDVDIAL from the coding sequence ATGTTCACTCAAACTTTGAAGCAGCGGGTGCTAGGTTCCGACCTGGTCAACCTGCTCACCGGTCCGCATGGCGTCGACCGGTACACCGAGGTGGTGGACCCCGCGTGGACACGCGCCGAGGGTCGCGCCAAGGTCGTCGACGTCCGTCGCACCACGCCTCGTAGCGTCACTCTGCTGCTCGCACCGAATCAAGCGTTCACCGACACCGCCCGCGCTTTCCGGGCCGGGCAGTACGTCAATGTCGCCGTCGAGATCGACGGCCGCCGGCACACCCGGTGCTACTCCCCGGCCAACGCGGAGGGTGCCGAGCACCTCGAGTTGACCATCGGCCAGCATGACGGAGGCCTTGTCTCGACCTTCCTGCGTGACCATGCGCGACGCGGCATGGTCGTCGGGCTCACCGGTGTGGGCGGCGACTTCGTCCTGCCGGCGCAGCGGCCCCGCTGCATCCTGTTCGTCTCGGGCGGTAGCGGCATCACCCCCGTGATGGCGATGGTGCGCACGCTGGTCGACGAAGGTCACGCTGGCGAGGTCGCGTTTGTGCACTACGCCCGCACGCGGGCCGAGGCGTGCTACCACGACGAGCTGTCCAAGCTGCCGAATGTGCGGGTGCTGCACGGGTACACCCGTTCCAACGACGGCGACCTCGACGGCCGGTTCGGCGCCGAGCACCTCGCGGCTGCCATGCCCCAGCCCGATGCCGTGTTCGTCTGCGGCCCGGCGGCTTTGGTTGATGCAGTGCGTGAGCACTGCCCGACTGCGCAATCGGAAAGCTTCGTACCACCCACCCTCGACCTGCCCGCCAAGCCGTCCGGAGGGCGAGTCACATTCGCCGACAGCGCTATTGAAGTCACCGACGACGGTCGCTCGTTGCTCGAGCAGGCCGAGTCGGCCGGACTGAGCCCCGCCAACGGATGCCGGATAGGCATCTGTCACACCTGCACTCGCCGTAAGACCAGCGGCGTCGTGCGCAACCTGACCAGCGGCGCGGTGTCGACCGCCCCGGACGAGGACGTGCAGATCTGTGTGTCCGTTCCCGTCGGCGACGTCGACATCGCGCTCTAA
- a CDS encoding fatty acid desaturase family protein encodes MTQTAQSKITLTPEQADAFGAELDAIKERVMADLGQRDADYIRKVIKAQRGLEVGGRALLMAGILPPAWLAGTAMLGISKILDNMEIGHNIMHGQYDWMRDPSIRGQEFEWDTACPADQWRHSHNYMHHTHTNIVGMDRDIGYGVLRMSEDQKWSPYFYGNPVYAFLLMVLFQYGVALHELETERIRSGEIRLADKKKILQEIWRKTRKQVLKDYVAFPLLAGPFAPFVFTGNLTANLMRNVWSYMIIFCGHFPDGTQEFTVEETQGESRGMWYFRQILGSANLTGGKLFHILSGHLSHQIEHHLFPDMPAHRYAEIAGEVQEVCKRYGIPYNAGSLPKQFGTVVRKIVKLAMPPKDRGNVKQKERDLVAA; translated from the coding sequence ATGACGCAGACAGCCCAGTCCAAAATCACCCTGACCCCCGAGCAGGCCGACGCATTCGGCGCCGAACTCGACGCGATCAAGGAACGCGTGATGGCCGACCTCGGTCAGCGCGACGCCGACTACATCCGCAAGGTCATCAAGGCCCAGCGCGGCCTTGAAGTCGGTGGCCGCGCACTGCTGATGGCCGGCATTCTCCCGCCCGCCTGGCTGGCCGGCACCGCCATGCTGGGGATCTCGAAGATCTTGGACAACATGGAGATCGGCCACAACATCATGCACGGCCAGTACGACTGGATGCGTGACCCGTCGATCCGGGGCCAGGAGTTCGAGTGGGACACCGCATGCCCGGCCGACCAGTGGCGGCACTCGCACAACTACATGCACCACACCCACACCAACATCGTGGGGATGGACCGCGACATCGGCTACGGCGTGCTGCGGATGAGCGAGGACCAAAAATGGAGCCCCTACTTCTACGGCAACCCGGTCTATGCGTTCCTGTTGATGGTGCTGTTCCAATACGGGGTGGCACTGCACGAACTGGAAACCGAACGCATCCGCTCCGGGGAGATCCGGCTCGCGGACAAAAAGAAGATCCTGCAGGAGATCTGGCGCAAGACCCGCAAGCAGGTGCTCAAGGACTACGTCGCCTTCCCACTCCTGGCGGGGCCTTTTGCGCCGTTTGTGTTCACCGGCAACCTGACCGCTAATCTGATGCGCAACGTGTGGTCGTACATGATCATCTTCTGCGGCCACTTCCCGGACGGCACGCAGGAATTCACGGTCGAGGAAACCCAAGGGGAATCGCGCGGCATGTGGTACTTCCGCCAGATCCTGGGTTCGGCGAACCTGACCGGCGGCAAGCTGTTCCACATCCTGTCCGGGCACCTGTCCCACCAGATCGAACACCACCTGTTCCCGGACATGCCGGCGCATCGCTACGCCGAGATCGCCGGCGAGGTGCAGGAGGTGTGCAAGCGCTACGGCATCCCGTACAACGCCGGATCACTGCCCAAGCAGTTCGGCACCGTCGTGCGCAAGATCGTCAAGCTGGCCATGCCGCCCAAGGACCGCGGCAACGTCAAGCAGAAGGAACGTGACCTCGTCGCAGCCTGA
- a CDS encoding TetR/AcrR family transcriptional regulator produces MAATVVGEPASAAVDPYRQRLLDGLAAAIDERGYRASTVADIVRHARTSKRTFYDQFSSKEQCFHELLHASTELLGERITAAVDPKANWQNQIRQAVEAYVKHIESTPGLTLAWIRELPALDAAARPSQRRNTQLLTNLLVSLSDTPAMRDADLPPLTPAKAVILVGGLRELTAQVVEDGHSPREIIEPAVQASIAMLGYRH; encoded by the coding sequence GTGGCGGCGACCGTCGTTGGGGAGCCCGCGTCCGCCGCCGTCGATCCGTATCGGCAGCGACTGCTCGACGGTCTGGCTGCCGCAATCGACGAACGCGGTTACCGCGCAAGCACCGTCGCCGACATCGTCCGGCATGCCCGCACCTCGAAACGCACGTTCTACGACCAGTTCTCTAGCAAGGAACAGTGTTTTCACGAGCTCCTACACGCCAGCACTGAGCTGCTCGGCGAGCGCATCACCGCCGCAGTCGACCCGAAGGCGAACTGGCAGAACCAGATTCGGCAGGCCGTCGAGGCCTACGTGAAGCACATCGAGTCGACGCCAGGCCTCACGCTGGCATGGATCCGAGAACTGCCGGCGCTCGACGCGGCAGCACGGCCGTCGCAGCGGCGAAACACCCAGCTGCTGACCAACCTGCTGGTGAGCCTCAGCGACACTCCCGCGATGCGAGACGCCGACCTGCCGCCGCTGACCCCGGCGAAGGCCGTGATCCTGGTCGGCGGCCTACGTGAGCTGACGGCTCAAGTGGTCGAAGACGGGCACAGCCCACGCGAGATCATCGAGCCCGCGGTGCAGGCCTCGATCGCGATGCTCGGCTACCGCCACTGA
- a CDS encoding cytochrome P450 — protein MSTVESGLASPASVVRLPPGPRMPKALQGLTFALFRRQFVDQMAHRYGDVFSCHVPIYGPMVVVANSQLAKQVFTTSPDVLGNIQPNLSRLLGAGSVFALDREDHRQRRRLLAPPFHGKSVKNYETIIEEETLREIANWPQGTPMATLPSTMRITLNAILRAVFGAEGAELDELRRIIPPWVTLGSRLATLPKPPRTYGRYTPWGRLIEWRARYDAIVDKLIDDERRDPGFDDRTDVLALMLRSTYEDGSVMSREDIGDELLTLLAAGHETTASTLAWTFERVSRHPEVLTGLAAEADTDDNELRQATILESQRSRTVIDAVGRHVYAPAYALGAWSVPTGHTIIVSISRLHNDPELFPEPDRFDPQRFVGTKPPSFAWIPYGGGTRRCVGAVFANVEMDIVLRTVLRHFTIEATDAPGEKIHARGVAYTPKDGGKIVVRRR, from the coding sequence ATGAGCACCGTCGAATCGGGGCTGGCCTCGCCCGCATCCGTCGTCAGGCTGCCGCCGGGTCCGCGGATGCCGAAAGCGTTGCAGGGCTTGACTTTTGCGCTATTTCGGCGCCAGTTCGTGGACCAGATGGCGCACCGCTACGGTGACGTCTTCTCCTGTCACGTGCCGATCTACGGTCCGATGGTGGTGGTGGCCAACTCGCAGCTGGCGAAACAGGTGTTCACCACCAGTCCGGACGTGCTCGGCAACATCCAGCCCAACCTGAGCCGGCTGCTCGGTGCGGGATCGGTGTTCGCGCTGGACCGTGAGGACCACCGTCAGCGTCGCCGCCTTCTGGCGCCGCCTTTCCACGGCAAGAGCGTCAAGAACTACGAGACGATCATCGAAGAGGAGACGCTGCGCGAGATTGCCAACTGGCCGCAGGGAACTCCGATGGCCACGCTTCCGTCGACCATGCGCATCACGCTCAACGCGATTCTGCGTGCCGTATTCGGTGCCGAGGGAGCCGAACTCGACGAGCTCCGCAGGATTATCCCGCCGTGGGTCACGTTGGGATCGCGGCTGGCCACCCTGCCCAAACCGCCTCGCACGTATGGCCGTTACACGCCGTGGGGACGGCTGATCGAGTGGCGAGCCCGCTATGACGCGATCGTCGACAAGCTCATCGACGACGAGCGCCGCGACCCGGGCTTCGACGACCGCACCGACGTGCTGGCGCTGATGCTCCGCAGCACCTATGAAGACGGGTCTGTCATGTCGCGCGAAGACATCGGCGACGAGTTGCTCACCCTACTGGCGGCCGGTCACGAGACCACCGCCTCCACGCTGGCGTGGACTTTCGAACGGGTCAGCCGGCATCCAGAGGTTCTGACTGGGCTGGCTGCCGAGGCGGACACCGACGACAACGAGCTGCGCCAGGCCACGATCCTCGAGAGTCAGCGCAGCAGAACGGTTATCGACGCCGTCGGTCGGCACGTCTACGCGCCGGCATATGCCCTCGGCGCCTGGTCGGTCCCGACCGGGCACACCATCATCGTCAGCATTTCGCGGCTGCACAACGACCCGGAGCTGTTCCCCGAGCCGGACCGCTTCGACCCCCAGCGCTTTGTCGGGACCAAGCCGCCCAGCTTCGCGTGGATCCCCTACGGTGGCGGCACCCGGCGCTGTGTGGGGGCGGTCTTCGCCAATGTCGAGATGGATATCGTGTTGCGAACGGTATTGCGCCACTTCACGATCGAAGCCACGGACGCGCCAGGGGAGAAGATCCATGCCCGCGGTGTGGCCTACACCCCGAAGGACGGCGGCAAGATCGTGGTCCGCCGGCGCTAA
- a CDS encoding PaaI family thioesterase — protein sequence MADELVEMMNATLGSTIPTAKNMGVQVVEARRGYAAATVPVEGNGNHFGVIYAGVQFTVAEILGGIISLTTFDSSKYFPLVKNIDISFVAMAKSELRAEASLDDETIARIDAEAADRGKVDFELEATVVDADGKTVATTRGLYQLRAIGK from the coding sequence GTGGCTGACGAGCTGGTCGAGATGATGAACGCGACGCTGGGATCGACGATCCCGACCGCGAAGAACATGGGCGTGCAAGTCGTGGAGGCCCGGCGCGGTTACGCCGCGGCCACCGTCCCGGTCGAGGGCAACGGCAACCACTTCGGCGTCATCTACGCCGGTGTGCAGTTCACCGTGGCGGAAATTCTCGGCGGCATCATCAGTTTGACCACATTCGACAGTTCCAAATACTTCCCCTTGGTCAAAAACATCGACATCTCATTCGTCGCGATGGCCAAGTCCGAGTTGCGGGCCGAGGCCAGTCTGGACGACGAGACGATCGCCCGGATCGATGCCGAGGCCGCCGATCGCGGCAAGGTCGACTTCGAGCTCGAGGCGACGGTCGTCGACGCCGACGGCAAGACCGTTGCGACCACCCGCGGCCTCTATCAGCTACGCGCCATCGGAAAATAG
- the msrA gene encoding peptide-methionine (S)-S-oxide reductase MsrA, translated as MTDYSKAILAGGCFWGMQDLIRKQPGVVSTRVGYTGDPSVPNATYRNHGNHAEAIEIIYDPAKTDFRNILEFFFQIHDPTTKNRQGNDIGPSYRSAIFYTDEEQRRVALDTIADVEASGLWPGKVVTEVSPAGDFWQAEPEHQDYLQRYPNGYTCHFIRPGWKLPRRAAVES; from the coding sequence ATGACGGACTACAGCAAGGCAATCCTGGCCGGCGGCTGCTTCTGGGGCATGCAGGACCTGATCCGCAAGCAGCCCGGCGTGGTATCGACCCGGGTCGGCTATACCGGCGATCCAAGCGTCCCCAACGCCACCTACCGTAATCACGGCAACCACGCCGAGGCCATCGAGATCATCTACGACCCAGCGAAGACGGACTTCCGCAACATCCTGGAGTTCTTCTTCCAGATCCACGACCCCACCACCAAGAACCGCCAGGGCAACGACATCGGGCCCAGCTACCGGTCAGCGATCTTCTACACCGACGAAGAGCAGCGTCGCGTCGCGCTGGACACCATCGCCGACGTCGAGGCGTCCGGTTTGTGGCCCGGCAAGGTCGTCACCGAGGTGAGCCCGGCGGGCGATTTCTGGCAGGCCGAACCCGAGCACCAGGACTACCTGCAGCGCTATCCGAACGGCTACACCTGCCACTTCATTCGGCCCGGCTGGAAGTTGCCGCGCCGGGCCGCCGTCGAGAGTTAG
- a CDS encoding nuclear transport factor 2 family protein has translation MKQLFTRDELAAAFATFERTVAHAAETKNWDEWVEHYTPDVDYIEHAAGTMKGRDEVRTWIRETMSTFPGSHMTAFSSLWSVIDESTGRVICELDNPMRDPGDGTIISATNISIVTYAGDGTWSRQEDIYNPLRFLQAGVKWCKKAKELGTIDDDAARWLQTYGGRQ, from the coding sequence GTGAAGCAGCTTTTTACCCGTGACGAACTGGCGGCTGCATTCGCCACGTTCGAGCGGACCGTCGCGCATGCCGCCGAGACCAAGAACTGGGACGAATGGGTGGAGCACTACACCCCCGACGTCGACTACATCGAGCACGCCGCCGGCACCATGAAGGGCCGTGACGAGGTACGCACCTGGATCCGCGAGACGATGTCCACCTTTCCGGGCAGTCACATGACGGCGTTTTCGTCGCTGTGGTCGGTGATCGACGAGTCGACCGGTCGGGTCATCTGCGAGCTCGACAACCCGATGCGCGATCCAGGTGACGGCACCATCATCAGCGCGACCAACATCTCGATCGTCACTTACGCTGGGGACGGCACGTGGTCGCGCCAAGAGGACATCTACAATCCGCTGCGCTTCCTGCAGGCCGGTGTCAAGTGGTGCAAGAAGGCGAAAGAGCTTGGCACCATTGATGATGACGCGGCTCGCTGGCTGCAGACCTACGGGGGCAGGCAATGA
- a CDS encoding NAD-dependent epimerase/dehydratase family protein: protein MSVPKLVIGGNGFLGSHVTKQLVATGADVRVMVRPNANTRSIDDLDVTRFRGDVFDTATVRDAMQGCDQVYYCVVDTRAWLQDPSPLFRTNVEGLRSVLDVAVSEPISSTLQRFVFTSTYATMARRHGHVATEDEQIDRRNLTPYVESRVQAEDLVLKYAADKGLPAVAMCVSTTYGDGDWGRTPHGAFIAGAVFGKLPFLMNGIELEVVGVDDAAKAMLLAAERGRNGERYIVSERMISLKDVVKIAADEAGVPAPRRAISVPVLYAMGALGSLRARLTGKDAELSMQSVRMMRAEAPVDHSKATRELGWEPRPVEESIREAARFWADIKNAKRNSKTASSE, encoded by the coding sequence ATGAGCGTTCCGAAACTGGTCATCGGCGGCAACGGATTTCTCGGTTCGCACGTCACCAAGCAACTCGTCGCGACGGGCGCCGACGTCCGCGTCATGGTTCGGCCGAATGCGAACACCCGCAGCATCGACGATCTCGACGTCACCCGCTTTCGTGGCGACGTCTTCGACACCGCGACCGTCCGCGACGCAATGCAGGGTTGCGACCAGGTGTACTACTGTGTGGTCGACACCCGAGCCTGGCTGCAGGATCCGTCTCCGCTGTTTCGCACCAACGTCGAAGGGCTGCGCAGCGTACTTGATGTTGCTGTCAGCGAACCGATTTCGTCGACGCTGCAGCGGTTCGTGTTCACCAGCACCTACGCGACCATGGCTCGCCGGCACGGACACGTCGCGACCGAGGACGAGCAGATCGATCGCCGTAACCTAACGCCCTACGTCGAATCACGGGTGCAGGCAGAGGATTTGGTGTTGAAGTACGCGGCGGACAAGGGCCTGCCTGCCGTCGCCATGTGCGTGTCGACCACTTACGGCGACGGCGACTGGGGCCGCACCCCGCACGGCGCATTCATCGCGGGCGCCGTTTTCGGGAAATTGCCGTTCCTGATGAACGGCATCGAGCTCGAGGTCGTCGGTGTCGACGACGCGGCGAAGGCGATGTTGTTAGCCGCCGAGCGGGGCCGCAACGGCGAGCGATACATCGTTTCCGAGCGGATGATCTCGCTCAAAGACGTGGTCAAGATCGCCGCCGACGAGGCCGGTGTGCCGGCGCCGCGGCGGGCCATCTCGGTGCCCGTGCTGTACGCGATGGGCGCGCTGGGCAGCCTCCGAGCACGGTTGACCGGCAAGGATGCCGAGCTCAGCATGCAGTCGGTGCGAATGATGCGCGCCGAAGCTCCGGTCGACCACAGCAAAGCAACTCGCGAATTAGGCTGGGAGCCAAGGCCGGTCGAAGAATCGATCCGAGAGGCCGCGCGTTTCTGGGCCGACATCAAGAATGCCAAGCGAAACAGCAAGACCGCGTCGTCGGAATGA
- a CDS encoding MlaE family ABC transporter permease has protein sequence MTTTTPVGLLGYLRDQIGPPLATVGGFAQMCVLAGKALFRRPFHWTEFIVQTWFITRVALLPTIAVSIPLTVLIVFTLNTLLAAFGAADISGAGAALGAVTQLGPLTTVLVVAGAGSTAICADLGARTIREEIDALEVLGIDPVHRLVVPRVAAATVVATLLNGTVITIGLVGGFLFGVKLQNVSGGAYLATLTLVTGLPEVVIATVKAAIFGTIAGLVGCYRGLTTKGGPKGVGVAVNETLVLCVLSLFAVNVVLTTIGVRFGTGR, from the coding sequence ATGACGACGACAACGCCGGTCGGACTCCTCGGCTATCTGCGTGACCAGATCGGGCCGCCGTTGGCGACGGTCGGCGGTTTCGCCCAGATGTGTGTACTGGCCGGAAAAGCGTTGTTCCGAAGGCCTTTTCATTGGACCGAGTTCATCGTCCAAACGTGGTTCATCACCAGGGTGGCCCTGCTGCCGACGATCGCGGTGTCGATCCCGCTGACCGTGCTGATCGTGTTCACCCTCAACACTCTGCTGGCCGCCTTTGGTGCGGCGGACATTTCGGGTGCGGGGGCGGCACTGGGGGCTGTCACCCAACTCGGACCGTTGACCACCGTGCTGGTGGTGGCCGGTGCTGGATCGACCGCAATCTGCGCCGATCTGGGCGCCCGTACGATCCGTGAAGAGATCGACGCCCTCGAGGTGCTCGGCATCGACCCCGTCCATCGATTGGTGGTACCGCGGGTGGCTGCAGCGACGGTGGTGGCCACCCTGCTCAACGGGACGGTGATCACGATCGGGCTGGTGGGCGGCTTCCTGTTCGGCGTCAAGCTGCAAAACGTCTCGGGCGGGGCATATCTGGCGACGCTGACGTTGGTCACCGGCCTGCCCGAGGTGGTCATCGCGACGGTCAAGGCGGCCATCTTCGGAACCATCGCGGGCCTGGTGGGGTGCTACCGGGGTCTGACCACCAAGGGTGGCCCGAAGGGAGTCGGGGTGGCTGTCAACGAGACGCTGGTGCTCTGTGTGCTGTCGCTGTTCGCGGTCAACGTGGTGCTGACGACGATCGGCGTCCGGTTCGGAACGGGTCGTTGA
- a CDS encoding MlaE family ABC transporter permease: MSTAAVVRARFPRAVAGVNHYGGSAVRSINRAGQLTRFSLSSAWSTGWAIRRYRRETLRLIAQIGMGTGAMAVVGGTAAIVGFVTLSGGSLIAIQGFASLGNIGVEAFTGFFAALANVRVVTAVVTGVALAATVGAGATAELGAMRISEEIDALEVMGIKSVAFLVSTRLMAGLVVVVPLYAMALVMSFLSGQVVTTLFYGQSAGTYEHYFRTFLRTEDVFWSGGEVIVMAVIVMITHCYYGYTASGGPVGVGEAVGRSMRFSLVSTVIVVLLTSLALYGVDPNFNLTV; this comes from the coding sequence ATGTCGACCGCCGCCGTCGTTCGAGCGCGCTTTCCGCGAGCGGTTGCCGGCGTCAATCACTATGGCGGCAGCGCTGTCCGGAGCATCAACCGGGCGGGGCAACTCACCAGATTCTCGCTCAGCAGCGCGTGGTCGACCGGCTGGGCGATCCGCCGATACCGCAGGGAGACACTGCGACTGATCGCCCAGATCGGCATGGGCACCGGCGCGATGGCCGTAGTCGGTGGAACCGCCGCGATTGTCGGTTTCGTGACGCTGTCCGGCGGCTCCCTGATCGCCATCCAGGGATTCGCCTCGTTAGGCAACATCGGGGTTGAGGCGTTCACCGGCTTCTTCGCCGCGTTGGCCAACGTCCGGGTAGTCACCGCGGTGGTGACGGGCGTTGCGCTGGCAGCGACGGTCGGCGCCGGTGCGACAGCCGAACTCGGGGCGATGCGGATCAGCGAGGAGATCGACGCACTCGAGGTGATGGGCATCAAATCGGTGGCTTTCCTGGTGTCGACGCGCTTGATGGCCGGTCTGGTGGTGGTCGTCCCGCTCTACGCCATGGCGCTGGTGATGTCGTTCCTGTCCGGGCAGGTCGTCACCACGCTGTTCTACGGACAGTCGGCGGGCACCTACGAGCACTACTTTCGGACGTTCCTGCGCACCGAGGACGTGTTCTGGTCCGGCGGCGAGGTCATCGTGATGGCGGTGATCGTGATGATCACCCACTGCTACTACGGCTACACCGCCAGCGGCGGACCGGTCGGAGTCGGCGAAGCGGTCGGCCGGTCGATGCGCTTCTCCCTGGTGTCCACGGTGATCGTCGTCCTGTTGACGTCGCTGGCGCTCTACGGTGTCGACCCGAACTTCAACCTGACGGTCTAG
- a CDS encoding MCE family protein, whose product MTTPKERTTRTWPDTAAGLGLILACAVVLALIYGQFRGAFTPKTTLTMLAARAGLVMDRGSKVTYNGVSIGRVAGITEVDHHGTPAARFTLDVDPRYVDLIPSNVIAKIQATTVFGNKYVSLTSPKNASPQSITPAAVIDATSVTTEFNTVFQTLVELADNVDPVKVNLTLSAAAQALTGLGDKFGQSILNGNRILDRVNPRMPTIRHDIHQLAALSEVYANAAPDLFDAIDNAVTIAHTLNRHQAQLDAALLAALGFANTGNDIFTRAKPFLQRLLADLKPTAHLLDTYSPQAFCTIRNFADVAPKVAQLESGNHYAAQLGVAITGAENPYVYPDNLPRINGRGGPYGKPGCWQPITRELWPAPYLVMDSGNSIAPYNHFELGQPLANEYVWGRQYGEYTINP is encoded by the coding sequence GTGACGACGCCGAAGGAACGCACGACCCGGACGTGGCCGGACACCGCCGCGGGCCTTGGCCTGATTCTCGCCTGCGCGGTGGTTCTTGCGTTGATATACGGCCAGTTTCGCGGTGCCTTCACCCCCAAGACCACGCTGACGATGCTGGCCGCTCGGGCAGGCCTGGTGATGGATCGCGGTTCGAAAGTCACCTACAACGGGGTCAGCATCGGCCGAGTCGCCGGGATCACCGAGGTCGACCATCACGGCACACCGGCGGCGCGTTTCACCCTCGACGTCGACCCGCGGTATGTCGACTTGATTCCCAGCAACGTGATCGCCAAAATCCAGGCGACCACGGTATTCGGCAACAAATACGTGTCGCTGACGTCGCCGAAAAATGCTTCGCCACAGTCGATTACACCGGCAGCCGTGATCGACGCCACGTCGGTCACGACCGAATTCAACACTGTATTCCAAACGCTGGTGGAACTGGCCGACAACGTCGACCCGGTCAAGGTGAACCTCACCCTCAGTGCGGCCGCGCAGGCGCTGACCGGGTTGGGCGACAAGTTCGGCCAGTCGATTCTCAACGGCAACCGGATCCTGGACCGCGTCAACCCGCGAATGCCGACGATCCGCCACGACATTCACCAACTCGCGGCGCTCAGCGAGGTCTACGCCAACGCGGCCCCCGATCTGTTCGATGCGATCGACAACGCCGTCACCATCGCGCACACCCTCAACCGCCACCAGGCCCAACTGGACGCGGCCCTACTGGCCGCGCTCGGGTTCGCCAACACCGGCAACGACATCTTCACCCGTGCGAAGCCGTTTCTGCAGCGCCTGCTCGCCGACCTGAAGCCGACGGCACACCTGCTCGACACGTACAGCCCGCAAGCCTTCTGCACCATCCGTAACTTCGCCGATGTCGCCCCCAAAGTTGCCCAGCTGGAGAGCGGCAACCACTACGCGGCCCAACTCGGTGTCGCGATCACCGGCGCGGAAAACCCGTACGTCTACCCGGACAACTTGCCGAGGATCAACGGCCGGGGCGGACCATACGGCAAACCGGGCTGCTGGCAGCCGATTACGCGCGAGCTGTGGCCGGCGCCGTATCTGGTGATGGACTCCGGTAACAGCATCGCCCCGTACAACCACTTCGAGTTGGGGCAGCCGCTGGCCAACGAATACGTGTGGGGCCGCCAGTACGGGGAGTACACGATCAATCCATGA